CGCCTTCGGGCAGGACGCCCTGGAGCTGCGACAGCCGCTCGAGCACGCGGGTACGGCACTCGTAGAGGTCCCGCCGCTCCGCGAAGATCACGTACACGTAGCTGGCGCCATACAGCGACATGCCGCGGACCGTCTGCACGCCGGGAAGGCCCTGCAGTTCGCGGGCGAGCCGGGACGTCACCTGGTCGTCCATGTCCTGCGGACTTTTTCCCGGCCACTCGGCCCAGACGATGACCTGGTTGTCGCTCAGGTCGGGAATCGCGTCGACCGGCACGTGACGCCAGGCCCACAGCCCGGCGACGGCCAGCGCCAGCGCGGCGCCGAGGGTGAGGAACGTGTTGCGAATGACGAAGGAGAGCACGGTGAAGGGCGAAGGCGTCAGTGCTGGTGCGCGGCGGACGCGGGCTGGCTGACCGCGCCGTGCGGGAAGAGGAGGCTGGGCGTGCCGGCGAGCTGCGCCTGGCTGTCGATGAGGAACACGCCCTGCGTGGCGACCTCGTCGCCGGGTTTCAGGCCGGCGCGCACGACGTAAACATCGTTGCCCGACTCGTCCTCGAGCCGCGGCCCGAGCGCGAGCGGCGCGAGTTCGAAGCGGAGGCGACCGTCCGACTGCCGCTCGGCCACGCGCCACGCGACGTGACGCACGCCGGTGGAAAGCACGGCGGTCTTCGGCACGAGCGTGAACCGGCCCCAGGTGGAAGGTTCGGCGGGGTCCGCAGCCTCGAGGTCGGCGGTGAGCGCGGTTTCGAAACGCGCGTTGATCAGGCTGCCCGGCAGCAGGCGCCCTTGGGGATCGCGCAAGTGCACGTGCACCTCGCGCGTGCGCAGTTCACGGTTGAGCTCGGGCGCGACCCACGCGACGCCCGCCTCGATGTCGGGCAGCTCGCCCAGGTCATCCGAAGCGAGCCGGGCCGGCTGGCCGACGCGGAGCCAGCGCGCCCGCGTTTCCGGCACCTGCATGACAAGCATGTATGCGTCGGGCTCGACGAGCCGGAGCAACGCGGTATCGGCCATCACCTCCTGGCCCACCTGCGGCAGGCGGCCGTCCATCGCGTCACCCTCGCCGCCGAGCGCGAGCACGACGCGACCGGCGAACGGACTCGTGATCGTGACGGTGTCGACCGGCAGGTGTCCGTCGAGGATGGCGCGGGCGACCGGGGCGAGATTCCAGCGGTCAAAACGCTCGGTGAGCGCGCGGATCGTGGGCTGGTCGCCGAGCTTCACGGCGGCGGCGAGTTCGCCCTGGGCGGCGAACACCTCCGCGCTGTACAAGTCGACGACCGGATCGCCGGCCTGCACGACGGTGCCGGCATGGAGCGCGGCGGGGTGCCGGCGGACGATGCGGCCGGCCACGCGTGGCACGATCACCTGGGCGGTGCGGTCGTCGTATCGGACGATACCATACGCCCGCACGAGCGGACGCGCCGGGCCGGCGACGACCGTGGACAACTGGACATCCATCCGCCGCTGCTGCTCGGCAGTGAGCTCACCGGCGGTGACGCGCGTCATCTTCATGCCGCACACGGGGCAGTTCCCCGGGCGGTTGCCGATGTAGTCCATCATCGGGCACGCCCAGCGCTCGCCGGCGGTGGCGGCCTCGGCGGCGTGGTCGTGAGCCTCGGCCGGCGTGAAGAGGGCGGAGGCCGGCAGGAGGCCGATGACGGTGGCGCCGACGAGGAGACCGGCGACACCGATCAGGAGGGAAGGAGCAGGGCGCATGCGAAAGAGAGGTGAGGCGGGACGGCGCGAGGCGGAGAGGGTGAGCGGGCGTGGGGCTCAGCGCTTCACGACCTCGTTCTTGAGGTAGAGCGGGCCGTAGCGGTCGGGATCGGCCTTGAATTTCGGCGGGCACATCCGGCAGCCAAAGCCGATGGTCTTTCCCTGGTAGGTGGCGGTGGGAATCGTCGGATCGACCGGCATGCCGCAGATGGCGCAGCGGGTGTTCACCGGCTGCTTCGGGTCGGCCGTCGGCGCAGCCGAGGCCGGCGCCGCACCGTGGCCGCTGTGGTCGTGCGCGGCGGCGGTGGCCGCGGCCGAAGCGGTTGGCGTGACGGCCGGCGCCGGCGCGCCCGCGGGTTCGGAGGATGTCGAGGATCCGGAAGTGGCGACAGCGGGCGCGAGCGGGTTGGAAACCATGGCGGCGTAATCACCGCCACCGACCGCGGCAGCGCTGGCCGCGGCGTGCGGCTGATAGCGGGCAGCGCGGGCGCCGAGCGTGACGAGAGCGCCAACGACGAACGTGGCGAGGAAGACGGAAAGGTGGCGGATCATAGGCGGAGGCGAAGAGCGGAGGTTCGGTTGGGCGTGGCGATCGCGGCAGTTCAGGTTTGCGGCTGGAACTGGGCGGTGGGCAGGTAGCGCCAAAGCTCGGCCTGGGCGGTGCGCAGGGCGGTTTCGGCGCGGACGACCTGAAGCTCGGTGTCGGTGATCTTCTCGAGCAGTTCGACGAGTTGGAAGACGGTGGAGTCGCCGCCCATGGCGGCACCCGCGTTGGCGCCCACGCCGGCGGCGCGGAGCATCGCGTCGTATTCGGCGTTGAGGCGCTGGACCGTCTCGCGGCTGAGCCGGCGCGCGGTGTCGGCGAGTTCGGCGGCGCGTTGCACGCGGCTGAGCGCGGTCGTGATGCGAAAGCGGGCGGCATCGCCATCGGTGCGGGCCGCGTCGCGCTCGGCGCTGGCGGCGCGTTGCTCGGCGCGGGCGTAACGCCGCGAGCGCCAGGGGAGGTCGGTCATGAAGGCGAGGCCGACGGTGTTCTCGTCGCCCATGGCGGTGCGGTTCTGTTCATAGCGCACGCCAACCGAGGTCATCGGCCGGCCGGAGGCGCGCGCCATGCGCATCATGGCGTTGGCCTCGCTGACGCGTGCGGCGGCGAGTTGCAGAACGGCGGCATCATCCGGGCGGATCTCGGCGGCGTCGGGCGCGGCAAACGCCGGCAGGGGCGCAGACGCGGCCAGGCCCAGCCGGCCGCGGGCGGCGGCGAGTGCGTCTTCGGCCATGGTCCGCTCCTCGGCGACCATGAGCTGCATCGCCGCGAGCCGGGATTGGATCGTGAGCCGGTCGGCGAGCCGGCCGCCGCCGCTGGCGAGACGGACCTCGACGCTGCGGAGCACGGCGTCGAGGCGGTTGAGCTGCGTCTCCAACAACCGGATGCGCTCTTGCGCGCCGTCGGCCTCGGCGAGGGCCATGGCGGTGTCGGCCGCCATCTCGCCGGCCATGAGCGCGTAATCGGCGCCGGCCATTGCGGCGGTGGCCCGGGCGCGATCGCGGTCGGCCGCGCGCTCGCCGGCCTTGGGCAGGGGCTGGCGCAGGTTGACCTCGTACATCGTGCTGCGCTCGTCCATCGGGCCGACCATGCGGGAGCCCATGCCCTCGAGCGTCGGGTCGGGCAGGCGGCCGGCCGCGGCGACGCGGGCCTCGGCGGCGCTCGTGCGCCGGGCGGCGGCAACCAGCGCGGGCGCGCTGGTCACCACGCGCAGAAACTCGGCGCGCGAGGAGCCAGGCGCGGGCGCGGAGACCGGTGCAGGGGCGGCAGAGACCGGCAGCGGCAGCGCCGCACCGAAGCAGGCGGTGAGCGCGAAGGCGGTCAGAGAAGGGAGGAGGCGCATGGCGGATTTGGGCATGGCAACGCCGGGTGCCGGGCCGGGGAGGGCGCGGCAGCGGAGGAAAGGAAACGCGGCGCGGAGGCGCGGCGGGTTACTGGCAGCAGCCGCCGGCGACGGGCGCCTGGGCAGACTTTGGGGCGGAGCTGCCACCCTTGGCCTTGGCGGCGTCGATCTTGGCGAGGTACTTCGCGGGTTCCTTCATGAAGTCCTCCTCGCAGCCGCTGCAGCAGAACACGACGAGGCGGTCGGGCTGGCCCTCGACGCGGTAGATGTACTCGTCGGCCTTGCCCATCGAGCCGAGCTTCTCGTCGGACACGACGCAGGTGTGGAGCGGATAGGATTTGCGCTCCTTTGCGGCCCACGCGGCGTCCTTCTCGCCGACGGGAATGAGCTTCCCGGCCGGGGCGGATTCGGCGGCAGCCTGCTCGGCGTGAGCGGGTTGCGAGATGGCGGGAAGCGAGAGCAGGAGGGCCGCGGCGGCCAGAAGGAGGGAGGTGCAGGATCGCAGTTTCATGGGTATGTTCAGGTGACAATAACCGCCAGGCGGCGAAATCCCTCAACCTGACTGCGGAAATTTCGTGAGGGGTTTTTCGGCGGGGCGGTTATAGTCGGTGCTGTCTCATGAATGCCCGTGAACCCAACGATAGGCTGCCGTCGACCCTCGCCACCTGGCGGGTGAGTCCGCCGGCCGACCCGAATTTCCGTCCCGCCGTCTGGCAACGCATCCGCGCGCGCACGCAGGAGACGTGGGCCAGATACGTGCGCGCCCACCTGATCGGCTGGTCGGTCGCAACCGTGGCCGCCGTGGCGGTCGCCGGTTGGACCGGGCACCACATGGCCGAGGCGCGGCTCGCCGCCGGACGCGAGCGGATGGTGGCGTCGTATCTGAGTGAACTCGACCCGCGGGTGCTCGCACAGGCGGAGCCGGTGCGGCCATGAGATA
The Opitutus sp. ER46 genome window above contains:
- a CDS encoding efflux RND transporter periplasmic adaptor subunit; this translates as MRPAPSLLIGVAGLLVGATVIGLLPASALFTPAEAHDHAAEAATAGERWACPMMDYIGNRPGNCPVCGMKMTRVTAGELTAEQQRRMDVQLSTVVAGPARPLVRAYGIVRYDDRTAQVIVPRVAGRIVRRHPAALHAGTVVQAGDPVVDLYSAEVFAAQGELAAAVKLGDQPTIRALTERFDRWNLAPVARAILDGHLPVDTVTITSPFAGRVVLALGGEGDAMDGRLPQVGQEVMADTALLRLVEPDAYMLVMQVPETRARWLRVGQPARLASDDLGELPDIEAGVAWVAPELNRELRTREVHVHLRDPQGRLLPGSLINARFETALTADLEAADPAEPSTWGRFTLVPKTAVLSTGVRHVAWRVAERQSDGRLRFELAPLALGPRLEDESGNDVYVVRAGLKPGDEVATQGVFLIDSQAQLAGTPSLLFPHGAVSQPASAAHQH
- a CDS encoding TolC family protein, whose amino-acid sequence is MRLLPSLTAFALTACFGAALPLPVSAAPAPVSAPAPGSSRAEFLRVVTSAPALVAAARRTSAAEARVAAAGRLPDPTLEGMGSRMVGPMDERSTMYEVNLRQPLPKAGERAADRDRARATAAMAGADYALMAGEMAADTAMALAEADGAQERIRLLETQLNRLDAVLRSVEVRLASGGGRLADRLTIQSRLAAMQLMVAEERTMAEDALAAARGRLGLAASAPLPAFAAPDAAEIRPDDAAVLQLAAARVSEANAMMRMARASGRPMTSVGVRYEQNRTAMGDENTVGLAFMTDLPWRSRRYARAEQRAASAERDAARTDGDAARFRITTALSRVQRAAELADTARRLSRETVQRLNAEYDAMLRAAGVGANAGAAMGGDSTVFQLVELLEKITDTELQVVRAETALRTAQAELWRYLPTAQFQPQT